The Pseudomonas triclosanedens genome has a window encoding:
- the aroB gene encoding 3-dehydroquinate synthase: MRTLNVDLADRSYPIYIGEGLLDDPGFFEPHIRGRQVAIVTNETIAPLYLDRLKKTLSGFNVTAVVLPDGEAYKQWETLQLIFDALLQARHDRKTTLIALGGGVIGDMTGFAAACYQRGVDFIQVPTTLLSQVDSSVGGKTGINHPLGKNMIGAFYQPQAVVIDTATLRTLPARELSAGLAEVIKYGFICDEPFLGWLESRMDDLLALEPAALTEAIERSCTAKARVVGADERETGVRATLNLGHTFGHAIETHMGYGVWLHGEAVGAGTVMALEMSHRLGWLTSAELERGVRLLASARLPVVPPQEMNAEHFLEHMAVDKKVLDGRLRLVLLQGLGAAVVTADFPREVLEETLRADYQALAGQPGER, from the coding sequence ATGCGCACACTCAATGTCGATCTGGCTGATCGCAGCTACCCGATCTATATCGGTGAGGGGCTGCTGGATGATCCGGGCTTCTTCGAGCCGCATATTCGCGGTCGCCAAGTCGCGATCGTCACCAATGAAACCATCGCGCCGCTCTATCTGGATCGACTGAAGAAAACCCTCTCAGGCTTCAACGTTACTGCGGTAGTGCTGCCTGATGGCGAGGCCTACAAGCAGTGGGAAACACTGCAGCTCATCTTCGATGCGCTGCTGCAGGCGCGGCATGATCGCAAGACCACGCTGATCGCCCTGGGTGGTGGCGTCATCGGCGATATGACCGGGTTCGCGGCGGCGTGCTATCAGCGTGGCGTCGATTTCATTCAGGTGCCGACCACGCTGCTGTCCCAGGTCGACTCCTCTGTCGGCGGCAAGACCGGTATCAACCATCCCCTGGGCAAGAACATGATCGGGGCGTTCTACCAGCCCCAGGCCGTGGTGATCGATACTGCAACCCTGCGCACGCTCCCGGCGCGCGAGCTTTCCGCGGGCCTCGCGGAGGTCATCAAATACGGCTTCATCTGCGACGAGCCGTTCCTTGGCTGGCTGGAGTCGCGCATGGATGATCTGCTGGCACTCGAGCCGGCTGCGCTCACCGAGGCGATCGAACGCTCCTGTACCGCCAAGGCCCGTGTGGTTGGTGCGGACGAGCGTGAGACTGGTGTTCGTGCCACCCTGAACCTGGGGCACACGTTCGGCCATGCCATCGAGACCCACATGGGCTATGGCGTCTGGCTGCACGGCGAGGCGGTCGGGGCGGGAACCGTGATGGCACTTGAGATGTCGCATCGGCTGGGCTGGCTGACATCTGCCGAGCTGGAGCGTGGCGTCCGCCTGCTGGCCAGTGCGAGATTGCCGGTCGTGCCCCCGCAAGAAATGAATGCCGAGCATTTCCTTGAGCATATGGCAGTCGACAAGAAGGTGCTCGATGGTCGTTTGCGTCTGGTATTGCTCCAAGGGCTGGGGGCTGCAGTGGTTACTGCCGATTTCCCCCGTGAGGTTTTGGAAGAAACGCTGCGCGCTGACTATCAGGCACTGGCCGGTCAGCCAGGAGAACGTTGA
- a CDS encoding AAA family ATPase, protein MSSLHADEAFLAHYQFSHDPFAPRVPGFKFFPAQRKPVLGQLHHLARYSHLLLAVTGPLGSGKTLLRQALVASTNKDAVSSVVISGRSVADETTLLRQLAQGLGITQVSTESILAKVAQLAITGQDVYLLVDDAEQLRDDALEVLLLLAAGNSEARLHVFLFGEQALLSRLEVLSEGEERFHAIELQPYSEEETREYLAQRLEGAGQGIELISADLLGDIHEQSGGWPGVINQVARDAMIEAMLADRGGARKSAGAGFKLPKKHLAILGVVAIGVIAAWFMQGKTSKPDTASNTAAQTSSQLPLNGSAAPQPDAQGSAPSVEFAGSNQPLPLPLVGESQPVIREPMAQAGGQEDADEGGMPSAVIPPTVTTAAPPVTPLANNGPAPLHPVPPAPAQRQAAISQPPAQAAAPAPRPEPVKPAATAPAKPVQAAKPAAKPAVAVASAKPAAASKPVATGGSAGGSSWYQSQAGSRYSVQVLGTGSEDSAKAFISQQGGGEYRYFRKNLQGKPFYVVTYGNFADRASAQAAIKKLPAKIQASKPWPRPFSSIQQDIAGAR, encoded by the coding sequence ATGTCCAGTTTGCATGCCGATGAGGCCTTCCTGGCCCACTACCAGTTCAGCCACGATCCGTTCGCCCCGCGCGTTCCTGGCTTCAAGTTCTTCCCGGCACAGCGCAAGCCCGTGCTCGGCCAACTTCATCATCTGGCCCGATACAGCCACTTGCTGCTGGCGGTGACCGGTCCGCTCGGTAGCGGCAAGACGCTGCTGCGCCAGGCCCTGGTGGCCAGCACCAACAAGGACGCGGTCTCCAGCGTGGTCATCTCAGGGCGCTCGGTGGCCGACGAAACCACCCTTCTGCGCCAGTTGGCTCAGGGCCTGGGGATCACTCAGGTCAGCACCGAGTCGATCCTTGCCAAGGTCGCGCAACTGGCAATCACCGGGCAGGACGTCTACCTGCTGGTGGATGATGCTGAGCAACTGCGTGACGATGCGCTGGAAGTGCTGTTGCTGCTGGCTGCTGGCAATTCCGAGGCGCGTCTGCATGTATTCCTGTTCGGTGAGCAGGCGCTCCTGTCGCGACTGGAGGTGTTATCCGAGGGCGAGGAACGCTTCCATGCCATCGAACTGCAACCTTACAGCGAGGAAGAAACCCGCGAGTACCTGGCGCAGCGCCTGGAAGGTGCCGGCCAGGGAATCGAGCTGATTTCCGCTGATCTTCTGGGGGATATCCACGAGCAGTCCGGCGGTTGGCCGGGCGTGATCAATCAGGTCGCCCGCGATGCCATGATCGAGGCGATGCTGGCGGACCGTGGCGGTGCACGCAAGTCCGCTGGCGCGGGCTTCAAACTGCCCAAGAAGCACCTGGCGATACTCGGCGTTGTCGCGATCGGCGTGATTGCTGCCTGGTTCATGCAGGGCAAGACCAGCAAGCCGGACACCGCAAGCAATACCGCTGCGCAGACCTCGTCGCAGCTACCGCTAAACGGTTCCGCTGCGCCGCAGCCGGATGCCCAGGGCTCCGCGCCGTCGGTTGAATTCGCTGGCTCCAACCAGCCGCTGCCCTTGCCGCTGGTAGGTGAAAGCCAGCCGGTGATCCGTGAGCCGATGGCACAAGCTGGCGGCCAGGAGGATGCCGATGAGGGCGGCATGCCGTCTGCGGTAATCCCGCCAACCGTGACCACTGCCGCGCCGCCGGTAACGCCACTGGCCAATAACGGCCCGGCGCCGCTGCATCCGGTGCCGCCAGCGCCCGCGCAGCGGCAGGCTGCTATCTCGCAGCCGCCGGCCCAGGCTGCCGCGCCTGCGCCGCGCCCGGAGCCGGTGAAGCCCGCTGCTACTGCTCCGGCCAAGCCGGTGCAGGCGGCCAAGCCCGCCGCCAAGCCCGCGGTCGCCGTCGCCAGTGCCAAACCGGCTGCGGCCAGCAAGCCTGTCGCCACCGGTGGCAGCGCTGGCGGTAGTAGCTGGTACCAATCCCAGGCCGGTTCGCGCTACTCCGTGCAGGTGCTGGGTACGGGCTCCGAGGACAGTGCCAAGGCATTCATCAGCCAGCAAGGCGGCGGCGAGTACCGCTATTTCCGCAAGAATCTGCAGGGCAAGCCGTTCTACGTAGTGACCTACGGCAATTTCGCGGACCGTGCCTCCGCCCAGGCTGCCATCAAGAAGCTGCCGGCGAAGATCCAGGCCTCCAAGCCCTGGCCGCGGCCGTTCTCCAGCATTCAGCAAGATATCGCTGGGGCGCGCTGA
- the aroK gene encoding shikimate kinase AroK has translation MGAGKSTIGRLLAKELHLVFKDSDKEIEQRCGANIPWIFDVEGEAGFREREQAMLAELCAEGGMVIATGGGAVMREANRLTLKSGGQVIYLHASVEQQISRTARDRNRPLLQKPNPDQILRDLMQLRDPLYREIADIIVETDERPPRMVVQEILDRLRSLERH, from the coding sequence TCGGGCGTCTTCTTGCCAAAGAGCTTCATCTCGTTTTCAAAGACTCGGATAAAGAGATCGAGCAACGCTGCGGAGCCAACATCCCCTGGATATTCGATGTCGAGGGCGAGGCTGGCTTTCGCGAGCGCGAACAGGCAATGCTCGCCGAGCTCTGTGCCGAAGGCGGTATGGTGATCGCGACGGGTGGCGGAGCGGTTATGCGAGAGGCCAACCGTCTGACGCTGAAGTCCGGCGGTCAGGTGATCTATCTGCACGCCTCCGTGGAGCAGCAGATATCCCGCACCGCGCGGGACCGGAATCGCCCACTGCTGCAGAAGCCCAATCCTGATCAGATCCTGCGCGACCTCATGCAGCTTCGTGACCCGCTGTATCGCGAGATCGCCGACATCATCGTCGAAACCGACGAGCGGCCACCCCGCATGGTGGTGCAGGAAATCCTCGATCGTCTGCGTAGCCTGGAGCGCCACTAA